TCCACGCCGGAGATCTTCATGGCCGTGTCGTGCCTTCTTGTGAGGAGGTCCCCGCGCCAGGCGGGTGCCGCTGTCTTGCGCCGCGCGCCTTAGCGGCAAGCCTTGTGCGGGGCAAGCGGGGTGGCAGCCGCCGTGACATGGTGCTAGTCGCGACTGCGATGATACCTCGCGCTATCCTGACTGCCACAATACTCCCGGTGTTGGGCCTCGCGCTCGGTGCGGCTAGCGATACCGACCTGAGCGGAAAGCTCGATACGCTTCGCCACGGGCGCTGGACTTGCGAGACGCCGGGAGATGCAACCGAGGCTGCCGTTCACCCGATCCCGGACGAGTGGTTCGAAGTGATCAACAACTCGAGTTATCGCAACAAGGATGGGCACGGCACCTACTTGCTCGCCGGCAACAAGGTCTACGTGACGCGCGGGCCGCTGCTCGGGAGGCGGTTCATCCGAACCAGCTCCAGCGCATTGCGGCAGTTGGATATAAACGGGGACGAGACCGATATTCGCTGCGTGAGAAGCGCGATAGGTGACTGATACCGACGGGAGCGTGATCATCCTCGCAAGCTCGCATCGGCAGCACCCGAAATCGCCGAACGCGCGTGGTATGCTAGTATCCGACACGCGACTGTAGCAAAACTGAAGGCATCAATGGCGCGAGCGCTCTACATTCACTGGCCGTTCTGCCTGAAGAAATGCCCCTATTGCGACTTCAACAGCCATGTCCGCGACGGCGTTGACGTGGATCTTTGGCAGGGCGCGCTCATCGCCGAAATACAGCACGAAGCCGATCTGGCAGGCGGCGAGGAACTGGAATCGATCTTTTTCGGCGGCGGCACGCCGAGCCTTATGCCTCCCGAACTGGTCGGAGCGTTGCTCGCCGAAGCGGAAACGCGCTGGGGCTTCGCCGACGGGATCGAGATTACGCTGGAGGCAAACCCCTCTTCGGTGGAAGCAGACCGATTTGACGATCTTGCGGCGGCGGGCGTCAACAGGGTTTCGCTTGGCCTGCAATCACTCGATGATGAGGCGCTGAAATTCCTGGGGCGGCTGCACGATGCACAGGAAGGACTGAACGCGCTCGAAACCGCACAGCGGTGTTTCGACCGGGTCAACGCGGATTTCATCTATGCCCGTCCTGGCCAGACTCCTGATGCGTGGCGGCACGAGCTCGAGGCAGCGCTGGCGCTCGGCACCGACCATCTGTCGCTCTACCAGCTTACGATTGAGCCTGGTACTCGCTTTGCCACTGACGTGCGGCTAGGCGCATTCGCACCGCTAGATGACGACCCTTCGGCTGATTTGTTCGCCTCGACCCGCGAAATGACTACCGCCGCTGGTCTGCCCGCCTACGAGGTGTCGAATCATGCCAAACCCGGGCAGGAAAGCCTCCATAATCTCACATACTGGCGGTATCGGGACTATGTCGGGATCGGGCCCGGCGCGCATGGGCGGCGCGGCGGCGTTGCGACGACGCGCCACAAGAAGCCTGAAAACTGGGTGGCGGCGATCGAGCGCGCTGGCCATGGGATCGCAGAAGAGCGCGGGCTTGCTGCCCCCGAGCAAGCGAGCGAAGCCTTGCTGATGGGTCTGCGACTGGCCGAAGGCGTGGATCTCGCGGAGCTCTCGCGACGCTTTGCCATCCCCGAGAACCGATTGATCGAGCGCGATCGTCTCACATTCTATCGCTCGCTCGGCATGGCATGGGAGCGAGATGGGCGGATCGGCGTAACCGAAGCCGGGATGCCGCTCCTCGATGCACTGCTGGGTGAATTGGTCCCGGCCGCGCTGGTCTCGGCATGAGCAAGGTTGACATTCTCGAAGCATGGCAAGCGCATCTGGCTGACGGTCGTCGCCGTTCGCCCCATACCGTTCGTGCCTATCTCGCTGCAGCCAATCGCCTGCTTCAAGCAACCGGGCTTGGCAATTTTAACGACGTCGCGAAACTCGATGGCCCTGCATTGCGACGTCAGTTGGCTGCACGGCGAGCTGAGGGGTTGTCGAACGCTTCGGCTGCGCGCGAATTGTCGGCCCTCAAGGGCTTCGTCTCTTTCGCCCGCAGCCAGGTTGGCGAGGATGCCACTCCGCCCCGACTGCGCGGTCCGCGCCTCAAGAAGGGCCTCCCCCGGCCCGTAACTCCTGACGAAGCGGTCAACGTTGCCGATCTCGTCGCCGGAACCGCCAACGAAGCGTGGACCGGTGCGCGCGACCGGGCAGTTCTCTTGCTGATGTACGGAGCGGGGCTGCGAATCGCCGAAGCGTTGTCGCTCAAGGGGGGAGACCTGCCGCTGGGCGACACACTGGCTGTCACCGGAAAAGGCGGCAAGCAGCGCGTTGTCCCGCTGATTTCGATCAT
Above is a window of Tsuneonella mangrovi DNA encoding:
- the hemW gene encoding radical SAM family heme chaperone HemW: MARALYIHWPFCLKKCPYCDFNSHVRDGVDVDLWQGALIAEIQHEADLAGGEELESIFFGGGTPSLMPPELVGALLAEAETRWGFADGIEITLEANPSSVEADRFDDLAAAGVNRVSLGLQSLDDEALKFLGRLHDAQEGLNALETAQRCFDRVNADFIYARPGQTPDAWRHELEAALALGTDHLSLYQLTIEPGTRFATDVRLGAFAPLDDDPSADLFASTREMTTAAGLPAYEVSNHAKPGQESLHNLTYWRYRDYVGIGPGAHGRRGGVATTRHKKPENWVAAIERAGHGIAEERGLAAPEQASEALLMGLRLAEGVDLAELSRRFAIPENRLIERDRLTFYRSLGMAWERDGRIGVTEAGMPLLDALLGELVPAALVSA
- a CDS encoding tyrosine recombinase XerC; protein product: MSKVDILEAWQAHLADGRRRSPHTVRAYLAAANRLLQATGLGNFNDVAKLDGPALRRQLAARRAEGLSNASAARELSALKGFVSFARSQVGEDATPPRLRGPRLKKGLPRPVTPDEAVNVADLVAGTANEAWTGARDRAVLLLMYGAGLRIAEALSLKGGDLPLGDTLAVTGKGGKQRVVPLISIIRAAVADYVEKCPWPIEREQPLFRGQKGGTLSQGMVQKAMARARIALGLPSTATPHALRHSFATHLLSAGADLRSLQELLGHASLGSTQIYTKVDAATLLDTYRSAHPREKKPSG